The following proteins are co-located in the Myxococcus fulvus genome:
- the gyrA gene encoding DNA gyrase subunit A yields MADDTTDKPAPPSPPPPPDGAGELIPVNIEDEMRRSYLDYSMSVIIGRALPDVRDGLKPVHRRVLFAMNDLANYHNRPYKKSARVVGDVIGKYHPHGDSSVYDAMVRLAQPWSLRYLLVDGQGNFGSVDGDMPAAMRYTEARMDRLAEELLADIDKETVDFGPNYDDSLEEPLVLPARFPNLLVNGSSGIAVGMTTNIPPHNMTEVINGTLHLIENPTCTVRDLMEFITGPDFPTGAFITGREGIHRAYETGRGQITVRARSDIETSKKGDREAIIFTEIPYQVNKARLIEKIAELVREKKLEGISDIRDESDRQGMRIVIELKRDAISQVVLNNLYQSTALETTFGAVMLAIDGGQPRTLNLKELLDRFIAHRRDVVTRRTRYELRKALARMHIVEGLLVAQDLIDLVVSLIRASRDPDEARWGLMNILSPTLYEHERFANLQRIDYDKAKAQMELLVSRARNEEPQYKGLAHKYEGAGFSQEQAQNILEMRLQRLTGLQREELFRELIGLVRDVARLQDILANEKSLLNVIKTELMEIRERYGDKRRTEIIGAVDDITSEDLIAEETMVVTLSHTGYVKRSPLSEYRAQKRGGRGKTGAATKEDDFVSKLFVASTHAYLMPITTKGKLYSLKVHQIPAASRTSRGKAMVNLVQFGEGEKLAQVLVTRDFPESRYVFFVTKKGVVKRTDLSAFENVRSSGIIALGIDDGDELVAVMITDGSKDILLSTATGMSIRFPESEVRSMGRQAFGVKGITLEEGDEVVGAVVVENESAILTVTENGYGKRTEEAEYRQQGRGGKGIIDIKTTERNGKVVSVVQVKESDEVMLVTNGGMLIRMKVKEISVIGRNTQGVRLIALENDQEKVMALSKLPEGEESEEETETATPAEAGAPEGAAAEAVATEVEAAPAEEAPASSETPAEDGGSEEPQA; encoded by the coding sequence ATGGCTGACGACACCACCGACAAGCCGGCCCCGCCCTCCCCGCCTCCTCCTCCGGACGGCGCTGGAGAGCTCATTCCCGTGAACATCGAAGACGAGATGCGCCGCTCGTATCTCGACTACTCGATGTCCGTCATCATCGGCCGCGCGCTGCCTGACGTGCGCGACGGCCTCAAGCCCGTGCATCGCCGCGTGCTGTTCGCGATGAACGACCTGGCGAACTACCACAACCGCCCCTACAAGAAGAGCGCGCGCGTGGTGGGTGACGTCATCGGTAAGTACCACCCGCACGGCGACTCCTCCGTGTACGACGCCATGGTGCGCCTCGCGCAGCCGTGGAGCCTGCGCTACCTGCTGGTGGACGGTCAGGGCAACTTCGGCTCGGTGGACGGCGATATGCCCGCCGCCATGCGCTACACCGAAGCGCGCATGGACCGCCTGGCCGAGGAGCTGCTGGCGGACATCGACAAGGAGACCGTCGACTTCGGTCCCAACTACGACGACTCCCTCGAGGAGCCGCTCGTGTTGCCGGCGCGCTTCCCCAACCTGCTCGTCAACGGCAGCAGCGGCATCGCGGTGGGCATGACCACCAACATCCCGCCGCACAACATGACGGAGGTCATCAACGGGACGCTGCACCTCATCGAGAACCCCACGTGCACCGTGCGGGACTTGATGGAGTTCATCACCGGCCCGGACTTCCCCACCGGCGCGTTCATCACCGGCCGCGAGGGCATCCACCGCGCCTACGAGACGGGCCGCGGGCAGATTACCGTGCGCGCCCGGTCGGACATCGAGACGTCGAAGAAGGGTGACCGCGAGGCCATCATCTTCACGGAGATTCCGTACCAGGTGAACAAGGCGCGGCTCATCGAGAAGATCGCCGAGCTGGTGCGCGAGAAGAAGCTGGAGGGCATCAGCGACATCCGTGACGAGAGCGACCGTCAGGGCATGCGCATCGTCATCGAGCTCAAGCGCGACGCGATTTCGCAGGTGGTGCTCAACAACCTGTACCAGTCCACGGCGCTGGAGACGACGTTCGGCGCGGTGATGCTGGCCATCGACGGCGGCCAGCCGCGCACGCTGAACCTGAAGGAGTTGCTGGACCGCTTCATCGCCCACCGCCGCGACGTGGTGACGCGCCGCACGCGCTACGAGCTGCGCAAGGCGCTGGCGCGCATGCACATCGTGGAAGGTCTGCTCGTCGCGCAGGACCTCATCGACCTGGTGGTCAGCCTCATCCGCGCGTCCAGGGACCCGGACGAGGCGCGCTGGGGCCTGATGAACATCCTGTCGCCCACGCTGTACGAGCACGAGCGCTTCGCGAACCTGCAGCGCATCGACTACGACAAGGCGAAGGCGCAGATGGAGCTGCTCGTCTCGCGCGCTCGCAACGAAGAGCCTCAGTACAAGGGCCTCGCGCACAAGTACGAGGGCGCGGGCTTCAGCCAGGAGCAGGCGCAGAACATCCTCGAGATGCGCCTGCAGCGCCTCACCGGCCTGCAGCGCGAGGAGCTGTTCCGCGAGCTCATCGGCCTGGTGCGCGACGTGGCGCGCCTGCAGGACATCCTCGCCAACGAGAAGAGCCTGCTCAACGTCATCAAGACGGAGCTGATGGAGATTCGCGAGCGCTACGGCGACAAGCGCCGCACCGAAATCATCGGCGCCGTGGACGACATCACCAGCGAGGACCTCATCGCCGAGGAGACGATGGTGGTCACGCTGTCGCACACCGGCTACGTCAAGCGCTCGCCGCTGTCGGAGTACCGGGCGCAGAAGCGCGGTGGGCGCGGCAAGACGGGCGCGGCGACGAAGGAAGACGACTTCGTCAGCAAGCTCTTCGTGGCGAGCACCCACGCGTACCTGATGCCGATTACGACCAAGGGCAAGCTGTACTCGCTCAAGGTGCACCAGATTCCGGCCGCCAGCCGCACGTCGCGTGGCAAGGCGATGGTGAATCTGGTCCAGTTCGGCGAGGGCGAGAAGCTGGCCCAGGTGCTGGTGACGCGGGACTTCCCGGAGAGCCGCTACGTCTTCTTCGTCACGAAGAAGGGCGTGGTGAAGCGCACCGACCTGAGCGCGTTCGAGAACGTCCGCTCCAGCGGCATCATCGCGCTGGGCATCGACGACGGGGATGAGCTGGTGGCGGTGATGATCACCGACGGCTCGAAGGACATCCTCCTGTCGACGGCGACGGGCATGAGCATCCGCTTCCCGGAGTCGGAGGTCCGCTCCATGGGTCGTCAGGCCTTCGGCGTGAAGGGAATCACGCTGGAGGAGGGCGACGAGGTGGTGGGCGCCGTGGTGGTGGAGAACGAGTCCGCCATCCTCACGGTGACGGAGAACGGCTACGGCAAGCGCACCGAGGAGGCCGAGTACCGGCAGCAGGGCCGCGGCGGCAAGGGCATCATCGACATCAAGACCACCGAGCGGAACGGCAAGGTGGTGAGCGTGGTGCAGGTGAAGGAGTCGGACGAGGTGATGCTCGTCACCAACGGCGGGATGCTCATCCGCATGAAGGTGAAGGAGATCTCCGTCATCGGCCGCAACACGCAGGGCGTGCGCCTGATTGCGCTGGAGAACGACCAGGAGAAGGTGATGGCCCTCTCCAAGCTCCCCGAGGGTGAGGAGTCCGAGGAGGAGACGGAGACGGCGACGCCCGCTGAGGCCGGCGCTCCGGAGGGTGCTGCCGCGGAGGCCGTGGCCACCGAGGTCGAGGCCGCTCCCGCCGAGGAGGCTCCGGCCTCCTCCGAGACGCCGGCCGAGGACGGTGGCTCCGAGGAGCCGCAGGCCTGA
- a CDS encoding PfkB family carbohydrate kinase, translated as MSGRSSCDVLVVGNYCHDVLPSAGGGEVHTLGGSAAYISSVFDAAGVDHVVVSVAGEDFAYADRVRYPPRIVPGTRTTRFLADFSQEERVLRVDARSASIPPEDIRLDARVALACGVMGEVTPETLLRMSQHARHVLADAQCLLRVLDDGGRVRNQRLEDTPFAALMGHLHVLKASEEEARALDLDAVRARTCVVITRGRHGCTLLTAKASLELPSSPVEEVDPTGAGDCFLAGFTLGLLRGQSLSKCAELANWFGAQAVTQVGVPHVDVSKLPDVLR; from the coding sequence GTGTCGGGACGCTCCTCGTGCGACGTGCTGGTGGTGGGCAACTACTGCCATGACGTGCTGCCCTCGGCCGGGGGCGGAGAGGTGCATACGCTCGGGGGCTCGGCGGCGTACATCTCCTCGGTGTTCGACGCCGCCGGGGTGGACCACGTGGTGGTGTCGGTGGCAGGCGAGGACTTCGCCTACGCGGACCGCGTCCGGTATCCACCGCGCATCGTCCCGGGCACGCGCACCACGCGGTTCCTCGCGGACTTCAGTCAGGAGGAGCGTGTGCTCCGCGTGGACGCGCGCTCGGCGAGCATCCCGCCCGAGGACATCCGCCTCGATGCCCGGGTGGCGCTCGCGTGCGGGGTGATGGGCGAGGTGACGCCCGAGACGCTCCTCCGGATGTCCCAGCACGCCAGGCACGTCCTCGCCGATGCGCAGTGCCTCTTGCGCGTGTTGGATGACGGGGGACGCGTGCGCAATCAGCGGCTGGAGGACACGCCCTTCGCGGCGCTGATGGGGCACCTGCACGTGCTCAAGGCCAGCGAGGAGGAGGCGCGCGCGCTGGACCTCGACGCCGTGCGCGCGAGGACGTGTGTGGTCATCACCCGGGGCAGGCACGGGTGCACCCTGCTCACGGCGAAAGCCTCGCTCGAGCTTCCCAGCAGCCCCGTCGAGGAGGTGGACCCGACGGGCGCGGGCGACTGTTTCCTGGCGGGCTTCACGCTGGGCCTGCTGCGGGGCCAGTCGCTGTCGAAGTGCGCGGAGCTGGCGAACTGGTTCGGCGCGCAGGCGGTGACACAGGTCGGTGTCCCGCACGTGGATGTCTCGAAGCTCCCAGACGTCCTGCGCTGA
- a CDS encoding iron ABC transporter substrate-binding protein has translation MMRRLLLTLLLSVSSTAMAAETLTVYSGRNEKLVGPLLKKFTEKTGIEVKVRYGETPQLAATLLEEGDKTPADVFFAQDAGALGALSNAGRLQALPKATLDKVDARFRSPTGQWVGVSGRARVVAYNTKKVKAADLPDSILGYTDAKWKGRLGWAPTNASFQSFVTALRLLKGEDAAKQWLQGIQANGARVYKNNAAIVEALGRGEIDAGFVNHYYLYAAKKNNAELPVANDFSAPGDPGALVNVAGVAILKDSKKQDAARKFSAWMLENDAQTYFSQETHEYPLVAGVKTAQDLPTLSKVGSPDLDLSKLDDLRGTVKLLQDTGVL, from the coding sequence ATGATGCGTCGACTCCTATTGACCCTGTTGTTGTCCGTGTCCTCCACCGCGATGGCGGCGGAGACGCTCACCGTCTACTCCGGCCGCAACGAGAAGCTCGTGGGGCCGCTCCTCAAGAAGTTCACGGAGAAGACCGGCATCGAGGTGAAGGTGCGCTACGGCGAGACGCCGCAACTGGCCGCCACGCTGCTGGAGGAAGGCGACAAGACGCCCGCGGACGTGTTCTTCGCGCAGGACGCGGGCGCGCTCGGCGCGCTGAGCAACGCGGGCCGCCTACAGGCGCTGCCGAAGGCCACGCTCGACAAGGTGGACGCGCGCTTCCGCTCGCCGACGGGCCAGTGGGTGGGCGTCAGCGGCCGCGCGCGCGTGGTGGCGTACAACACCAAGAAGGTGAAGGCGGCGGACCTGCCCGACAGCATCCTGGGTTACACGGATGCGAAGTGGAAGGGTCGGCTCGGCTGGGCGCCCACCAACGCGTCCTTCCAGTCCTTCGTCACCGCGCTGCGGCTGCTCAAGGGCGAGGACGCGGCGAAGCAGTGGCTCCAGGGCATCCAGGCCAACGGCGCGCGCGTCTACAAGAACAACGCCGCCATCGTCGAGGCGCTGGGCCGCGGTGAAATCGACGCGGGCTTCGTCAACCACTACTACCTGTACGCCGCGAAGAAGAACAACGCGGAGCTGCCGGTGGCCAACGACTTCTCCGCGCCGGGCGACCCGGGCGCGCTGGTGAACGTGGCGGGCGTGGCCATCCTGAAGGACTCGAAGAAGCAGGACGCGGCGCGCAAGTTCTCCGCGTGGATGCTGGAGAACGACGCGCAGACGTACTTCTCCCAGGAGACGCACGAGTACCCGCTGGTGGCCGGCGTGAAGACGGCGCAGGACCTGCCGACGCTGTCCAAGGTCGGCTCGCCGGACCTGGACCTGTCGAAGCTGGATGACCTGCGCGGCACGGTGAAGCTGCTGCAGGACACCGGCGTCCTCTAG